From a single Kitasatospora sp. NBC_00458 genomic region:
- a CDS encoding serine hydrolase domain-containing protein, which yields MNGALHRLTGGLPGRSSDRLPGLPPADRSDDPSGDRSGADTEPGPDLDRLLRPLFRAAAPGGGAAVVVIRGAERTVACRGHAERSVERPVRADTRFELGSVTKTFTGLLLAEMVARGEVRYDDPIDRYLPADAAPGYPHERPITLLHLATHTSGLPRLPDGLLPATAPRWFTRPYATFGPAHLLRALPRTAVRGTPGAQVRYSNLGCGLLGLLLANAAGQRYDDLLAARVCGPLGLVDTSCGPGRDEDAGYRRGRRVPSFRLPALPGAAALRSTADDMLRYLQAHLALDAVPLPERADAAVLRTALGEVRQPRTGGRRGGVRICLGWNHRSLRWHPDAADPVEAARPPERSGRSERPGRYDRSDRPVPEGLPVSEGPPVSEADADIGADTGADVGGGLGADPDEMVYHAGVTRRFTTFVGFSPRAQVGLAVMAGALPLRSRGLVQGAYDTLRTLVAERRGA from the coding sequence ATGAACGGCGCCCTTCACCGCCTGACCGGCGGACTGCCCGGCCGTTCGTCCGACCGCCTGCCGGGCCTCCCGCCCGCCGACCGCTCCGATGATCCATCCGGTGACCGGTCCGGTGCCGACACCGAGCCCGGCCCCGACCTGGACCGGCTGCTCCGCCCGCTCTTCCGGGCAGCCGCCCCGGGCGGCGGCGCCGCAGTGGTGGTGATCCGCGGCGCCGAGCGGACGGTCGCCTGCCGGGGGCACGCGGAGCGCTCCGTCGAACGACCGGTCCGCGCCGACACCCGCTTCGAACTCGGATCCGTCACCAAGACCTTCACCGGGTTGCTGCTGGCCGAGATGGTCGCCCGCGGCGAGGTCCGCTACGACGACCCGATCGACCGCTACCTGCCCGCCGACGCCGCTCCCGGGTACCCGCACGAGCGCCCGATCACCCTGCTCCACCTGGCCACCCACACCTCCGGACTGCCCCGGCTGCCGGACGGGCTGCTCCCGGCGACGGCCCCGCGCTGGTTCACCCGCCCGTACGCCACCTTCGGCCCGGCCCATCTGCTCCGGGCGCTGCCCCGGACGGCGGTCCGCGGGACCCCGGGCGCGCAGGTGCGGTACTCCAACCTCGGTTGCGGTCTGCTCGGCCTGCTGCTGGCCAACGCGGCCGGCCAGCGGTACGACGACCTGCTCGCCGCCAGGGTCTGCGGGCCGCTCGGACTGGTCGACACCTCCTGCGGCCCCGGCCGCGACGAGGACGCCGGGTACCGGCGCGGTCGGCGCGTGCCGTCCTTCCGGCTGCCCGCCCTGCCGGGTGCGGCCGCGCTCCGCTCCACGGCGGACGACATGCTCCGCTACCTGCAGGCGCACCTGGCGCTGGACGCCGTCCCGCTCCCCGAGCGGGCCGACGCGGCGGTGCTGCGGACGGCGCTGGGCGAGGTTCGGCAGCCGCGCACCGGCGGTCGGCGCGGCGGAGTCCGGATCTGCCTGGGCTGGAACCACCGCTCGCTCCGGTGGCACCCGGACGCGGCGGACCCGGTGGAGGCGGCGCGCCCGCCGGAGAGGTCGGGAAGGTCGGAGAGGCCGGGCCGGTACGACCGCTCCGACCGGCCGGTCCCGGAGGGCCTGCCGGTCTCGGAGGGCCCGCCGGTCTCGGAGGCCGATGCGGACATCGGCGCGGACACCGGCGCGGACGTCGGCGGGGGCCTCGGCGCGGACCCCGACGAGATGGTCTACCACGCGGGCGTCACCCGGAGGTTCACCACCTTCGTCGGGTTCAGCCCGCGAGCCCAGGTCGGGCTCGCGGTGATGGCCGGCGCACTGCCGCTGCGCAGCCGCGGTCTGGTCCAGGGCGCGTACGACACCCTGCGCACCCTGGTCGCCGAGCGCCGGGGGGCCTGA